In Marinicella rhabdoformis, one genomic interval encodes:
- a CDS encoding NifU family protein: MNDLKTAPEKGQDIVVTESAIEFLTGVINEQDIDNLHLKVSVQNPGTPLADCHLGFCEADEVSTGFTEQELGPFNLYVSHDDAEYFTEATIDYEIEGASGQLNIKAPNLKGEAPDDDAPLFDRVAYFIEAQINPMLAAHGGKANLTAIEDDKAYILFGGGCQGCGMAKQTLSTGMQGQITTAFPEITQVLDATDHASGENPYY, from the coding sequence ATGAACGACTTAAAAACAGCACCTGAAAAAGGACAAGACATCGTGGTGACTGAAAGCGCCATCGAATTTTTAACTGGCGTTATTAACGAGCAAGATATCGATAACTTACATCTGAAAGTTTCAGTTCAGAATCCGGGCACACCGTTGGCTGACTGTCATTTGGGTTTTTGTGAAGCAGATGAAGTAAGCACAGGTTTTACTGAACAAGAGTTGGGGCCATTCAATTTGTATGTGTCTCATGATGATGCTGAATACTTCACTGAAGCGACCATTGATTATGAAATTGAAGGCGCCAGCGGCCAGTTGAACATCAAAGCACCTAACTTAAAGGGTGAAGCGCCTGATGATGATGCGCCTTTGTTTGATCGTGTGGCTTATTTTATTGAAGCGCAAATCAATCCGATGTTGGCCGCTCATGGTGGTAAGGCCAATTTAACAGCGATTGAAGATGACAAGGCTTATATATTGTTTGGTGGCGGTTGCCAAGGTTGTGGTATGGCCAAACAAACTTTATCAACTGGCATGCAAGGTCAAATCACAACGGCTTTCCCTGAAATCACACAAGTACTGGATGCGACGGACCATGCGTCTGGCGAGAACCCCTATTATTAA
- a CDS encoding tetratricopeptide repeat protein codes for MTAEYIFDVTATTFATQVMETSQTKPVLVAFYADWDEACKTVMPVLQSLAEKAAGAFNFGKVDADKEQSMAMQMGVQALPTVILVKGGQIADSFMGPKTEAEVTEWLSAHVALEPVAPEPVVDAGLDALIESGHYEVALAQLQQLPIEQSAWQLIDLHLLMGDVTAAQKTLDGLPDVMAKMVNAQQAAAKIELHQLELTERPELTVQKDLLLSGQYEVALEQLLDLLSQKGDKAEIKQLLIASFGLLEDPKAVAAYRRRMSRLLF; via the coding sequence ATGACTGCAGAATATATATTTGATGTGACGGCGACCACATTCGCTACACAAGTGATGGAAACATCTCAAACCAAGCCGGTTTTGGTGGCTTTTTATGCTGACTGGGATGAGGCATGTAAAACAGTGATGCCGGTGTTGCAAAGCTTGGCTGAAAAAGCAGCCGGGGCGTTCAATTTCGGAAAGGTCGATGCCGATAAAGAGCAATCGATGGCGATGCAAATGGGCGTTCAAGCTTTACCAACCGTCATTTTGGTCAAAGGTGGTCAAATTGCTGACAGCTTTATGGGGCCGAAAACTGAAGCTGAGGTGACCGAATGGTTATCAGCTCACGTGGCTTTGGAACCTGTGGCACCTGAGCCTGTGGTTGATGCGGGATTGGATGCTTTGATTGAATCGGGGCATTATGAGGTCGCTTTGGCGCAATTACAGCAGTTACCGATTGAGCAAAGTGCTTGGCAATTGATAGACCTTCATTTGTTAATGGGTGATGTCACAGCAGCGCAAAAAACATTAGATGGCTTGCCTGATGTCATGGCGAAGATGGTCAATGCCCAGCAGGCGGCTGCCAAAATTGAATTACACCAATTGGAACTGACTGAACGCCCTGAATTGACAGTGCAAAAAGATTTGTTGTTGTCGGGTCAATATGAAGTGGCATTGGAACAGTTATTGGACTTGTTGTCACAAAAGGGTGATAAAGCTGAGATTAAACAGTTATTGATTGCGTCATTTGGATTGCTTGAAGATCCCAAAGCGGTGGCTGCATATAGGCGTCGCATGTCGCGTCTGCTGTTTTAA
- a CDS encoding NAD(P)-dependent oxidoreductase, giving the protein MKKVLVLGASGATGQQVVKALLNKNIEVIAVVRPASAFEHSFQKRPNYNQVNADILSMDETDLCHHLKECDVVVSCLGHNLTFKGIFGQPRLLVTDVIKKVAKILSSLKLDQKVKVILMNTSGNPNRDIPEKPPLSQRFVVALLRLLVPPHVDNEKAADFLRTTVGQENPYMEWSIVRPDGLINEAEVSDYDVHYSPISNVIFNAGTVSRINVADFMSRLAIDKALWQKWKGQMPVIYNSDK; this is encoded by the coding sequence ATGAAAAAAGTATTGGTCTTAGGTGCCAGTGGGGCCACTGGACAGCAAGTGGTTAAAGCCTTGCTTAATAAAAATATAGAAGTGATTGCGGTCGTTAGGCCAGCCAGTGCTTTTGAACATTCCTTTCAGAAAAGGCCAAACTACAATCAAGTCAATGCGGATATTTTGAGCATGGATGAAACTGATTTATGTCACCATTTAAAAGAATGTGATGTGGTCGTTTCCTGCCTAGGTCATAATTTGACTTTTAAAGGGATTTTCGGTCAGCCCAGGCTACTTGTTACTGATGTGATTAAAAAAGTTGCCAAAATTTTATCTTCATTAAAGCTTGATCAAAAAGTTAAAGTCATTTTGATGAATACATCTGGAAACCCTAATAGAGATATTCCAGAAAAGCCACCGCTATCTCAACGGTTTGTTGTTGCGTTATTGAGACTTTTGGTTCCTCCGCATGTTGATAATGAAAAAGCTGCTGATTTTCTTAGGACTACTGTAGGTCAGGAAAATCCTTACATGGAATGGTCTATAGTTCGTCCTGATGGGCTGATTAATGAAGCTGAAGTTTCTGATTATGATGTTCATTACTCTCCAATCAGTAATGTGATTTTTAATGCAGGCACTGTCAGTCGCATCAATGTTGCTGACTTTATGTCACGACTGGCAATTGACAAAGCGCTGTGGCAAAAATGGAAAGGTCAAATGCCAGTGATTTACAATTCTGATAAGTAA
- a CDS encoding alpha/beta hydrolase has protein sequence MSVFNHQETYPKGQVKSLSITSELLKDNALGDPFVRDLPVYLPHGYDNSGEALPVMYYLAAYSNSGQGVSSWRNFGESIPERLDRLIATEKMGPTVVVFPDCFTSLGGNQYLDSKAVGQYASHVHDEIIPFIEGEFHVKAGADHRAVLGKSSGGFAAMRFAMDFPGQWGAIANHSGDSGFDLLYQRDFPAVADVLSQFDYDIEKFIKRFWKAKKIMGSHILALMHVCMAATYDETLELPFDLKTCELDQKKWQRWLRHDPVRRVAGSQDALKQLKGLFMDCGFRDQYFIHYGMRQLSNQLEKHQIEHIYKEFNGTHSGIDYRLDESLPYLYEYIK, from the coding sequence ATGTCTGTTTTTAACCACCAAGAAACTTACCCAAAGGGACAAGTGAAAAGCTTGTCCATAACTTCAGAATTATTGAAAGACAATGCCTTGGGCGACCCTTTTGTGCGCGATTTGCCGGTTTATTTGCCGCACGGCTATGACAATTCAGGTGAAGCTTTACCTGTGATGTATTACTTAGCGGCCTATTCTAATTCTGGCCAAGGGGTGAGTTCATGGCGTAATTTTGGCGAAAGCATTCCTGAGCGGCTCGATCGATTGATAGCCACTGAAAAAATGGGTCCGACAGTCGTGGTTTTTCCAGATTGCTTCACTTCTTTGGGTGGCAACCAATATTTAGACAGCAAAGCGGTTGGGCAATATGCGAGTCATGTCCATGATGAAATCATTCCTTTTATAGAAGGTGAGTTCCATGTTAAGGCAGGTGCCGATCACCGTGCCGTTTTGGGTAAATCATCAGGTGGTTTTGCGGCGATGCGATTTGCTATGGATTTTCCGGGTCAATGGGGCGCGATTGCCAACCATTCTGGTGATTCAGGATTTGACTTGTTATACCAACGGGACTTTCCGGCGGTTGCAGATGTGTTGTCACAGTTTGATTATGACATCGAAAAATTCATTAAGCGATTCTGGAAAGCCAAGAAAATCATGGGTTCACATATTTTGGCACTGATGCATGTGTGTATGGCTGCCACTTATGATGAGACTTTAGAGCTGCCTTTTGATCTTAAAACCTGTGAATTAGATCAGAAAAAATGGCAACGTTGGTTGCGCCATGATCCGGTGAGGCGAGTGGCTGGCAGTCAAGATGCCTTGAAGCAATTGAAAGGATTGTTTATGGATTGTGGCTTCCGTGACCAATATTTCATTCACTATGGTATGAGACAGTTGTCAAATCAGCTTGAAAAACACCAAATCGAACACATTTACAAGGAATTCAATGGTACCCATTCAGGCATCGATTACCGCTTGGATGAGTCCTTACCTTATTTATACGAGTACATCAAATGA
- a CDS encoding NADPH-dependent 2,4-dienoyl-CoA reductase, which produces MSEHTYPHLFAPLKVANHEIKNRVLMGSMHTGLEDRAKNYPKLAEYFRQRAEGEAGIIVTGGISPNIAGWVAPLSGFLKYGFQTKRHKIVTKAVHEAEGKICMQILHSGRYGYHPFTVSSTDKQSPITPFKPKKLNEKGIWKQIKSFVNCAQLAQDAGYDGVEVMGSEGYLLNQFISPRTNDRDDDWGGSFENRCRIALEIVKQTRAAVGEDFIIIFRLSMLELVNNGSEIKEVIALAKLLEEAGVSIINTGIGWHEARVPTIATMVPRGGFAWVTEKIKEHVSVPLVTTNRINHPQVAEDIISSGQADMVSMARPFLADPNLVKKSRIGQEKEINVCIGCNQACLDHVFKNQRASCLVNPQACYETEFVSKDTPQAKNIAVVGAGMAGLSCATTLAERGHTVTLFEASNKIGGQFNLAANIPGKEEFVHTISYYTELIEKHGVKLKLNTPATEMALAGYDEVVIASGVKPRVPPIEGIGHDKVIIYNELLSGEKKAGEKVAVIGAGGIGFDVSEYLAVEDPTQAQTIDEFCQEWGIDKTIENAGGLTKAIDEKSPRTIYMLQRKTSKPGKGLGKTTGWIHRLSIKKKGVKTLTGVQYDKIDDEGLHITIGEKSQVLDVDHVIVCAGQVSQKSLYIEDKDNYHIIGGADLAAELDAKRAIKQGTLLGQRL; this is translated from the coding sequence ATGAGTGAACACACATACCCACATTTATTTGCCCCATTAAAAGTTGCCAACCACGAAATCAAAAACCGTGTACTGATGGGCTCAATGCACACAGGACTAGAAGACCGTGCAAAGAATTACCCTAAATTGGCCGAGTATTTCAGGCAACGTGCTGAAGGCGAAGCGGGTATTATTGTTACTGGTGGGATTTCTCCGAATATTGCTGGCTGGGTCGCACCCTTGTCCGGTTTTTTAAAATACGGCTTTCAAACCAAACGCCACAAAATTGTCACAAAAGCAGTTCATGAAGCCGAAGGTAAAATCTGTATGCAAATTTTGCACTCAGGCCGTTATGGCTACCACCCATTCACCGTTTCATCTACAGACAAACAATCGCCCATCACACCTTTCAAACCCAAAAAGTTGAATGAGAAAGGCATTTGGAAACAAATCAAATCTTTTGTTAACTGCGCCCAATTGGCACAAGATGCAGGCTATGACGGCGTAGAAGTGATGGGTTCTGAAGGCTATTTGCTGAACCAATTCATTTCACCACGCACCAATGACCGTGATGATGACTGGGGTGGCTCATTTGAAAACCGCTGCCGCATAGCATTAGAAATCGTCAAACAAACCCGAGCCGCTGTTGGCGAAGACTTCATCATCATTTTCAGGCTGTCCATGCTTGAATTGGTTAACAACGGCTCAGAAATTAAAGAAGTGATTGCACTGGCCAAATTACTCGAAGAAGCAGGTGTCAGCATCATCAATACTGGCATCGGTTGGCACGAAGCCCGAGTACCCACCATCGCGACGATGGTGCCACGTGGCGGCTTTGCTTGGGTGACAGAAAAGATCAAAGAACACGTATCAGTGCCTTTGGTCACCACCAATCGCATCAACCACCCACAAGTGGCCGAAGACATCATTTCTTCGGGTCAAGCCGATATGGTTTCTATGGCCCGACCCTTTTTGGCCGACCCAAACTTGGTTAAGAAGTCACGTATCGGACAGGAAAAAGAAATCAACGTCTGTATCGGGTGCAACCAAGCCTGCTTGGACCACGTATTCAAAAACCAACGCGCCAGCTGCTTGGTCAACCCGCAAGCCTGTTACGAAACTGAATTCGTTTCAAAAGACACACCACAAGCCAAAAACATAGCGGTTGTCGGTGCTGGCATGGCAGGACTTTCATGTGCCACCACATTGGCAGAACGCGGCCACACAGTCACGCTATTTGAAGCCAGTAACAAAATCGGTGGCCAATTCAATTTGGCAGCCAACATCCCCGGCAAAGAAGAGTTTGTGCACACCATCAGTTACTACACAGAACTGATTGAAAAACATGGCGTTAAATTAAAACTCAACACCCCTGCCACAGAAATGGCATTGGCCGGTTATGATGAAGTGGTCATCGCCTCAGGCGTTAAACCCCGTGTACCGCCCATCGAAGGCATTGGACACGACAAAGTCATCATCTACAATGAATTGCTCTCAGGCGAGAAAAAAGCCGGTGAAAAAGTCGCTGTGATTGGCGCTGGTGGCATAGGCTTTGACGTCTCTGAATATTTGGCCGTTGAAGACCCAACACAGGCACAAACCATTGATGAATTTTGTCAAGAATGGGGCATCGATAAAACAATAGAAAATGCAGGCGGCCTGACCAAAGCCATAGACGAAAAATCACCCAGAACCATCTACATGCTACAAAGAAAAACTTCAAAGCCCGGCAAAGGTTTGGGTAAAACCACTGGTTGGATTCACCGTTTGAGCATCAAGAAGAAAGGCGTCAAAACCTTAACAGGCGTGCAATATGACAAAATTGACGATGAAGGCTTGCACATCACCATCGGTGAAAAATCACAAGTACTGGATGTCGATCACGTCATCGTCTGTGCCGGCCAAGTATCACAAAAAAGCCTCTACATCGAAGACAAAGACAACTACCACATCATCGGCGGTGCCGATTTGGCAGCCGAACTCGACGCCAAACGCGCCATCAAACAAGGTACGCTTCTGGGCCAAAGACTGTAA
- the gltX gene encoding glutamate--tRNA ligase, producing MKIITRFAPSPTGYLHVGGARTALFSYLFARHHGGQFELRIEDTDTERSTQASVDAIFEGMNWLGLEHDSEVKYQSKNLARYHEQINKLLSEGKAYYCDCSKEELDEMREAQKANGEKPRYDGRNRDKGLVKTEETVIRFKTPLTGEVTFDDHVRGSITVANDELDDLVIARADGMPTYNFSVVVDDADMGITHVVRGDDHINNTPRQINIYHALGFPVPEFAHVPMILGDDGARLSKRHGAVSVMQYAEDGYLPEAVLNYLVRLGWSNGDQELFSKEEMVELFTLKGVNKAPSAFNTTKLKWINQQYIQQANNERLVELLKDRLAALNIETDIDLHQVVELFKERAQTINELADMGLFLMQDLTGYDEKAEKKAFKAGSDTALQAIIDKCEAVTDWQGADLHQLIADVVEELEVGFGKVGMPARLALSGQAQGPANDVIMKILGQKESIKRFQAALDYVKAKLAE from the coding sequence ATGAAAATCATCACTAGATTTGCCCCCAGCCCTACAGGCTATTTGCACGTGGGCGGTGCCAGAACCGCTTTGTTTTCTTACCTTTTTGCTCGCCATCATGGCGGTCAATTTGAGCTGCGCATTGAAGACACTGACACAGAACGTTCGACGCAAGCGTCGGTTGATGCCATCTTTGAAGGCATGAATTGGTTGGGTTTGGAACATGACTCTGAGGTTAAGTACCAAAGCAAAAACCTGGCACGTTACCACGAGCAAATCAACAAACTGTTGTCAGAAGGCAAGGCCTATTACTGCGATTGCAGCAAAGAAGAATTGGACGAAATGCGTGAAGCGCAAAAAGCCAATGGTGAAAAGCCAAGGTATGACGGCAGAAATCGTGATAAAGGCTTGGTCAAAACAGAAGAAACCGTGATTCGATTCAAAACACCGTTGACAGGTGAAGTGACATTTGATGATCATGTGCGTGGTTCGATCACGGTCGCCAATGATGAGTTGGATGACTTGGTGATCGCACGTGCCGATGGCATGCCGACCTATAACTTCTCAGTGGTCGTTGACGATGCTGACATGGGCATCACGCATGTGGTGCGTGGTGACGATCACATCAACAACACGCCAAGACAAATTAACATCTACCATGCCTTGGGTTTTCCTGTGCCAGAATTCGCACATGTGCCGATGATATTGGGTGATGACGGTGCGCGCTTGTCGAAAAGGCACGGTGCGGTCAGTGTGATGCAATATGCCGAAGACGGTTATTTACCTGAAGCGGTATTGAATTACTTGGTGCGTTTGGGCTGGTCAAATGGTGATCAAGAATTGTTCAGCAAAGAAGAAATGGTTGAATTGTTCACGCTCAAAGGTGTCAACAAAGCACCCAGTGCCTTCAACACCACCAAACTCAAATGGATCAACCAACAATACATCCAACAAGCAAACAATGAGCGTTTGGTTGAATTATTGAAAGACCGTTTGGCTGCCTTGAACATAGAAACTGATATCGACTTGCACCAAGTGGTTGAACTGTTCAAAGAACGTGCCCAAACCATCAATGAACTGGCCGATATGGGTTTGTTCTTGATGCAAGACTTAACTGGCTATGACGAAAAAGCCGAAAAGAAAGCCTTCAAAGCCGGCAGCGACACCGCATTGCAAGCCATCATCGACAAATGTGAAGCCGTCACTGATTGGCAGGGTGCTGACTTGCACCAATTAATCGCTGATGTGGTTGAAGAGTTGGAAGTGGGTTTCGGAAAAGTCGGCATGCCTGCTCGATTGGCACTCTCTGGTCAGGCACAAGGTCCTGCCAATGACGTCATCATGAAAATCCTCGGCCAAAAAGAAAGTATTAAACGCTTCCAAGCGGCTTTGGATTATGTGAAAGCTAAGTTGGCTGAGTAA
- a CDS encoding RluA family pseudouridine synthase has protein sequence MDKKPIFQVSDNDLGMRLDNFILKQRRHITKSVLYKLIRKGQVRVNGKRCKPELKLDVNDTVRVPPFIFFDEKEKVQVPDASRARMTQAIVFEDADYVVLNKPAGIPCHVGTGHDFGVIEIIQSMPEYTETQLAHRLDVHTSGCLLLAKNRQALLAFQAAMKDHQVEKQYLAKLEGKLSSEKTVDLPLNTDNRINGIRTVVPDTHGKSAETTFKPIKFDEHHTWVVCQIKHGRTHQIRAHAASMNMSVVGDTLYGARASKGKRKIYLHAQSLSFGDYDWRCEAGF, from the coding sequence ATGGATAAAAAACCGATATTTCAAGTCAGTGACAACGACTTAGGCATGCGTTTGGATAATTTTATCCTCAAGCAACGCCGCCACATCACCAAGTCTGTTTTGTACAAATTAATCAGAAAAGGGCAGGTTAGGGTCAATGGGAAGCGCTGTAAACCTGAATTGAAATTGGATGTGAACGATACCGTTCGCGTACCCCCTTTTATTTTCTTTGATGAAAAAGAAAAGGTACAAGTGCCAGATGCCAGCCGTGCGCGAATGACTCAAGCGATTGTTTTTGAAGATGCTGATTATGTTGTGCTGAATAAGCCAGCAGGCATACCTTGTCATGTGGGAACAGGTCATGATTTCGGGGTGATAGAAATCATTCAATCCATGCCAGAATATACTGAGACACAATTGGCACACCGCCTCGATGTGCACACCAGTGGCTGTTTGTTGTTGGCAAAAAATCGTCAGGCTTTATTGGCTTTTCAAGCTGCCATGAAGGACCATCAAGTGGAAAAACAATATCTGGCGAAACTAGAAGGCAAGTTATCTTCAGAAAAGACTGTTGATTTGCCACTCAATACAGATAACCGGATAAATGGTATCAGAACAGTGGTTCCAGACACCCACGGCAAAAGTGCTGAAACCACTTTCAAACCTATCAAATTTGATGAGCACCACACTTGGGTGGTTTGCCAAATTAAGCATGGCCGCACACACCAAATTCGAGCCCATGCGGCGAGCATGAACATGTCAGTAGTTGGTGATACTTTGTATGGTGCCAGAGCCAGTAAAGGCAAAAGAAAGATTTACCTGCACGCCCAGTCGTTGTCATTTGGTGATTATGATTGGCGGTGTGAAGCTGGATTCTGA
- a CDS encoding DUF6500 family protein, giving the protein MSPQLRERIVTVCDNKIAAKGEGVGLSFYAFFANKNTEPELLMEAATWWIHTHQLDHFEKAVKVREMVSK; this is encoded by the coding sequence ATGAGTCCTCAGTTAAGAGAAAGGATTGTTACAGTTTGTGATAATAAAATTGCTGCAAAAGGTGAGGGTGTGGGCTTGTCATTTTATGCCTTCTTTGCCAATAAAAACACCGAACCTGAATTGTTAATGGAAGCCGCCACTTGGTGGATTCATACGCACCAATTGGATCATTTTGAGAAGGCTGTGAAGGTAAGGGAGATGGTCAGTAAGTGA
- a CDS encoding beta-lactamase hydrolase domain-containing protein: MRQLNRFKSIKALLVVMAMPLMMAVGLGDVMAEGYLNKTQKLAENIWVGPQVSEKELKSLKAEQFTQVINFRTTEEMLALSFDESEILKAEGVDYELIPMGKALGYTPEQLSDFNQVMQNQKEGDAKILMHCRSGYRANLMYAAWLIKYNDMDKAEAKKAVHAWSDEAIDQLLGL; this comes from the coding sequence ATGAGACAGTTAAACAGATTCAAAAGCATCAAGGCACTCTTGGTGGTCATGGCGATGCCGTTGATGATGGCAGTGGGTTTAGGTGATGTGATGGCCGAAGGCTATTTGAATAAAACGCAAAAATTAGCTGAAAACATTTGGGTTGGACCACAGGTTTCTGAAAAAGAACTTAAGTCACTCAAAGCGGAACAATTCACCCAAGTGATAAATTTCAGAACAACAGAAGAAATGTTGGCGTTGTCATTTGACGAGTCGGAGATTTTGAAAGCCGAAGGTGTTGATTATGAATTGATTCCTATGGGTAAAGCTCTGGGTTATACACCAGAACAATTGAGTGATTTCAATCAAGTGATGCAAAACCAGAAGGAAGGCGACGCCAAAATTTTGATGCATTGCCGTTCGGGGTACCGCGCCAACTTGATGTACGCCGCTTGGTTAATCAAATACAATGACATGGACAAGGCAGAAGCCAAAAAAGCCGTGCACGCCTGGTCAGATGAAGCTATTGATCAGCTGCTGGGTTTATAA
- a CDS encoding amidohydrolase family protein: MKRAPWIILALLCQFTAQAVEVKALVGGMLIDGFNDHPIQNSVVIIRDDKIAAVGTMGKLAIPEGAEIISTEGMTVMPGLWDMHVHLQINGHADYKHWHSTYPPRFEKEIMPASAHQLLMAGVTTARDLGAPLDAIIEVRDAINRGDIPGPTMYVSGPFIQKKPYPGTELYRWGIKNPKDARAKVKKLADGGVDVIKLIDQDEMTEAELHAVVDEAHKYNLPVVAHAHRPKEILMGLKAGVDNFEHTGLSTAPEYPPEVMAGLRERAAQMNIGPLFWTPTVEGLFNYDYVKNNTEKLDNDSWHLDMPEDIIKDIKQSIEHPERLPYFQITSKRKPTLKRKFKQLIDAGVVLMVGTDSGIPLKFHSQSTWNELDIWVREMGVSSMEAIRGATYWPSVMMKKDHEVGTITAGKYADIIAVKGDVLRYINLLQNVDMVIKHGKRVK, from the coding sequence ATGAAAAGAGCACCTTGGATCATTTTGGCACTGTTATGCCAATTCACAGCGCAAGCAGTAGAAGTAAAAGCATTGGTTGGTGGTATGCTAATCGATGGATTTAATGACCACCCGATACAAAATTCAGTAGTCATTATTCGTGATGACAAAATTGCTGCTGTTGGCACCATGGGAAAACTGGCCATTCCTGAAGGTGCTGAAATCATTTCTACAGAAGGCATGACTGTGATGCCAGGCTTATGGGACATGCACGTGCACTTGCAAATCAATGGCCATGCAGATTACAAGCATTGGCACAGCACTTATCCACCTCGCTTTGAAAAAGAAATCATGCCCGCTTCAGCGCACCAACTTTTGATGGCTGGCGTGACCACAGCGAGAGATTTAGGCGCGCCCTTGGACGCCATCATTGAAGTTCGAGATGCAATAAACCGTGGCGACATTCCAGGCCCAACGATGTATGTTTCAGGGCCTTTCATCCAGAAAAAACCCTATCCGGGTACTGAACTTTACCGTTGGGGCATCAAAAATCCCAAAGACGCTCGCGCCAAAGTCAAAAAATTAGCAGACGGTGGTGTCGATGTCATCAAGCTGATTGACCAAGATGAAATGACAGAAGCCGAATTACATGCCGTTGTTGATGAAGCACACAAATACAATTTACCCGTAGTGGCTCACGCCCATCGCCCCAAAGAAATCTTAATGGGCCTGAAAGCGGGTGTTGATAATTTTGAACACACCGGCTTATCTACAGCACCTGAATATCCACCAGAAGTGATGGCAGGTTTAAGAGAACGTGCGGCCCAAATGAACATCGGACCGCTTTTTTGGACGCCAACCGTTGAAGGTTTATTCAACTACGATTACGTCAAAAACAACACCGAGAAACTGGACAATGACAGTTGGCATTTAGACATGCCTGAGGACATCATCAAAGACATCAAACAATCCATTGAGCACCCTGAACGCCTGCCCTATTTTCAGATCACAAGTAAACGCAAACCCACTTTAAAACGCAAGTTTAAACAACTAATTGATGCCGGCGTGGTGTTAATGGTAGGCACAGACAGTGGCATCCCTCTGAAATTCCACAGCCAATCAACCTGGAATGAACTGGACATCTGGGTCAGAGAAATGGGCGTATCTTCAATGGAAGCGATAAGAGGTGCGACTTATTGGCCTTCTGTGATGATGAAAAAAGACCACGAAGTGGGCACCATAACTGCGGGCAAATATGCCGACATCATTGCCGTTAAAGGCGATGTTTTACGCTACATCAACTTATTGCAAAATGTGGATATGGTAATCAAACACGGTAAAAGAGTTAAATAA